TGTGGAAAAAGTGCACGGACCacagcactaaaaaaaaaaacaaacgtaAAACAAGACGCTGAGTAAAAAATCTGTGATGCAGGTGGACAGTGCCGGGTCGAGGCGGGGGGCGGGGCGACACACTGGCACGCGTTCCACGGGTCACACTGCGAGGGACTCGACGGCACTGACAAGAGCATGCGGCGCGCTCCCCTGATTGGCCGGGCCCAGCGTTAGCTCCTCCCCCCGGGTGGCCCTGAACAATAGCGGCGGAGGCGGCTGTGAGGATCgacagtcacttcctgtcagccatGTCCATCccctcatcatcaccatgaTGATCACGACAATGACGATTGTCTGAAGCAGGTAATAAAAGTTGGAGACCAagctgggacacacacacacacacacacacacacactctctcacactcacactcacacacacacacacacacacaggtgcaacTCCACAGTCTTTCTGTTAAATTAatgtgcaacaaaacaaaagttgttTTTCGTCCTCCGGTTAAGTTGAAGTGTGCGCTCTTTGAGACGGTGGCATAGAGTCAGTTCACAGTATGGCAAgactccttcctcctcttcttcctcctcctcctcctcctactcccaTCCCCCCATCTCTCATTCTCGGGGTCCTCCGGTGTGCAGCTTCTGGGTTACGCAGATGTGCCGGAGTTCTGTGTGGAGGGGAGGACTTGCGTTGTCCCGGCCGGGACCGGGACCGGAGGCTGGGCGGTGGCGGTCGGGGAGCCGCCGGTCTGGACCTGCGCCTGGAACTGAGCCATCTGCTCGGGGCTGGCCAGGTTCTTGAGCAGGTtgttctcctgctccagctgagTGTTGCGCTCGATCAGCTCTTTGATCTGCTCCTTcagcacctccacctcctcgcGCACGGCGTACATCAGGTGGCTCTTCACCAGGTCCTGGGGacggagggggagaaagagcaagagacGGTTAGCTGACAGTTCAGGTTCCTTCTGCCATGACATCACGCTCAAACCACACTCACTGTGATCCAGACTCCTTATGATGCCACAAAATGACCAATACTTCCACATGcttgttatttttaaagttgAATCATgttggaactgaaactattcaGGAATAAAACAATTAGTTTGTCAATTACTCtgcaattattttgataatcaattgaTTTGTtagtcattttttaaacatttgctggttGCAGCTTTTCAGATGTGAAGATGTATTACCTTTCTCGAATTCAGATCATTCTACATGAAGTATTTTTGTTTCTTGCACAGTTGCTCAAACAAAGCAAGCGGTTTGAGACTCTGAGGAATGGGGACGGGCCACATTTCTCTGCCATTCTGAAGACTAAAATAAATTCTTATAAATTAATCAAGAGCAGCTTCAGTCAGTTCGTCGACCAATATTCCAACCGACAGAGAACAAGTGGCCATGGCTGACAGCTCACTCCTGATAACCAATTCATCGTTTTTCAACATACTGTGGCTCCAATTCCTCAAATATGAAGATTAGCTGCTCTGTGGTTTTTCATATCACCAGATTGTGGActgaaaaattgaaatgtttcactttttttttttcttgctgacATTTTAGGATCCAAATGAGTATTGGTTTGCAGATCAGCAGATTAAATACCTGATAAAAATAATTGCAGCCCTGATCACACACTCCATCCTTTTTGATTCACATGACCTCCATGACTTCCCAAACCTCCCTTGTCTAACTTCCTTTAATTTTTCTCAAATGTATTTGGGCCCATCCATGTTTATATTTACTCTTGAAATAACCCGACTTCCTATTTGCATGAAAACCAGCAACACTCGACTCAAAGAGACACTGACAAACATGCGAGTGACTCAGGGGGAAAAGGTGACACGGCAGAGCAAAGGCTAATTATGGGTCGTAAATCACTGGCACAGCACACGGCAGCTGTCTGGGAGGAAACCAGCTCATGGATTCCTCCGAAATACTATTTTTTAAGAGAAGCAGCTTCATGGTGCATTCCCGTGCTGATGCCTGAGCAGTGTGCTGTGGCAGCCGACTGAAAGGGGATTTGCGCCTAATAATCTGAGCATCCCCTCTTCTGTggaccctcctcctcctcctcctcctgcctggcCTGGTGCACAGAGAGGGAACAAAATGTTCCTGCACCGGGGTGGGAGGAGCCTATCACGGGCCGAGTTATTTATACCGAGCTGTGGGGAGGCTGCTGCTTGCCTAGCAACACGggacagagaggggggagagggcgAGGGACTATGTATATGCATGAGATGAggaatagagagagagagagagagagagagatagcgTGTGAACCTTAGCCTGGCCCACATCGAGTTGCCAACAACCCGGAGGTCATCTGTCCAAATCGTGACAGAGCAGGAAGCTCCTGCCGCCGCAaattcagacagcagcaggcgcAAATATGCGGGAACAGATGACGTCCAGAGCGCAGAAAAGCGCCATCATGctttttcctcattcatttctgGACAGCACCTTTGTGTTGCCCCTCACTCACCTGACGTCCCCCCCTTCCGAATGCACACATTATCTTGCATGTCGCTCGGGAGGACACCGCGGTGTTTGCGTTACATAACAGTGGAGGCAGCGCATTCACGTCAGGCATGAGACGGGCCTATTTACCAACACTGTGCGGGTGATATGACTGCGTTATAGAGCATTAAAACACACGCTTACCATTGCTTGTTCGATCTTATTGTCAATGGCCACAACGCTTGCACCAGAGgagctgaaagacaaagaaaaaagaggattAGTTGGTTGATTGTCACAGCCTACATGATGCAACGATAGCTGAGCACTGCAGGATGGTTTGGGTGTTTTTCGTGGCAGAAACGTGACTGGCATTTGAGGCTTCAAGcagccaaagcaaacacaaagaagccTGATGTGGAAAATGCTGGAGCTGTCATAAAAGATGACAACCTAGAAGCCACAGTAATGAGTGTCTGCAACAAAGCAAATGGAGGTCGAGGTAGGAGGCTCTGACTTTGATGGCGGAGAATCAATGAGGCTCGTAGCCTCGTTTTAATCTGCCGCACATCGCGTGTCAGAAGCGGGCGATGCTGAGCAGAAAGCCTGCAGACATTACCTATTGTCAACCCGGACCGATGCGCTCTCCTTCCcgagcacagaggacagaaacgAAATCGAGAAATTCCTCAGTTGACAAACGCCAAGATCCATCGCCACTGTGTAACATTGGGAATTCATGCTATCCCGTCCATTAAACCCCCCAAAGGCGATTCCCCGGCTGTACAAACTGGAAATCCAGCGGTATGAAAGTAGAAAAATATCGCATTATCGAGGGCAGGACGGTGGGTCTGCTCTCCGGGCGACCGCAGCGCTCGCAGCCGGGACAGAGCACACAAAGACTGAAGCGGCGGGCTGCAGCTCCGCAGACCGCGGCTCGCTCTTTGGATAATACATGCAGGAGAACGGCGCCAGCAGCCGCGTGATTGGCTGAGGAGGCAGCTCATTAGCATAATATACGCAAGAGGAGGGCGCCGCGGCGTGCCTGATTGGAGGAGAGCTCGCTCATGTTATAATTCATTCAGCGGCGCTCTACCTGCTGCGCCGTCCTCTATAAAAACCCGCATCCGACCAAAACTACACATCACGGCGCGAAAGAGCTTCCAGACAAGTTTACCGGCGGACATTTTGCTTTTAACCTGTCCGGTCATGTCGGGTTTCATGCTCAAACGTGGGGCTGCAGGTTATGAACAACTTTAGTTGGCTGTTATGTGAAACAATGTCTCCACCTATCGGTTATCAATCGTGTGGTaaagaggtcacacacacacacacacacacacacacacacacacacacacacacacacacacacacaaaggcttcATGTCATCTGAGAGTCAACATAATCAATTGATCACAAGCTGACCCTGCGCTAGAAGCTGACCTGATCACTGTCCAGATGTCACTTCAGagtaaataaacactgaaagtGTGGGGAAAAGCAGGAAGGGGtcagatgacagaaaaacagcagaagatgaGCTGACTGAAGTGAGGACCACCCCCCTGTTCTGCATGAGGCTTGATATTAATCATCTGGGAACTGCCTCTAAAGTAAGAAACAATGAGTCAGTCGACAGGAAATGAATACCCAAAATATCAACCAATAAATGCAAACACTTGCTGTTTTCAGCCTGTTCATATCATTATGAATGAACTATTTCTTTTACTTTCTTGTCCCAGTATCGGCCAATGAGCAATCAATTGATCAAGAATTCCTCAGCTACTTGAGCTTTCTGTACAAATCAGCTTTAAATTGTCCAGAAAGTGTAAATATTATGCATGGAGCTGAAACAAGGTGTCAGTTAATCCACTGGTCCACTGACTGGCTGAATTTAAAAGGCAGATCAATATTTCACTCATATTACTTGGCAACTAAGATACGCTAATGGGATTTGATTGTATGACAGCATGAACTGATGTCATCAAGATCCAATAAACAGCACACAAGAAAGAGGAAGTACGTTTGGTGTAAACGACTGCGCTCGAGATAAAAAGGATTCCACTGCGTCCTGGAAAACAAGGGCGCCGTTGTCTTTGCACATactgacacatttttatttaatcagCATGAGCTAACTGACCCCAAACTGCTGCTCATTCACACTTTCCCCTGAGTTTGATTGGACAAggatgtgcgcacacacacacacacacacacacacacacacacacacacacacacacacacacacacagagcatctaCAATGAAGCTTTCAGAGAGCTCCTGTCAAACACCTGCTTATACATCTGAACTGTTTCTGGCTGGGGCGTTCACTGACTGGTACCAAGTTGGGAGATCAGAAACATGTCGGAGAAGACAAACACCCTCGAACTCCTTGTGTTCTTCTATCTGACTTCCCCCAGCTTTGTCGTTAACTTTGGCTTTGTGGTCATGGAGCTTTGACGAGATCGAGTGATTTTTAGAGAACTGGAAAATAACGTTTGTGGCGACTTCCCCTTTTGTTTCATCCAAAGAACATACGCACCGTGATGGAGACTGTACTTATGCAAAGTCTCCATCTCCATTTTGTCAACTCTAGGGAAATGTTTTTATCTGCGTTGCAGACATCATGTTggacaggctgcacacacacgggTTTGTTGGGGTCTATTAGTGGCCTGATAACTGAGCAAAGGAAAGCAAATATGGGCTAAGTGGATCAGCTAAGGAACTAAACATGATGCTTATCTCTGGCTGTTGAAACTGGAGGGGAAATTCAATTGAAAGCAGGCGAGGGACAAAGTCTCTCCGCTTGGTCTGGATCTGGCCGGGAGCATGTTGCAGTGAACATGAGCCACACACGCTTtcatactcacacacagtcCAGCGGAGCGACATGCATGTGCGGGAGCGAGAACACTGTGTGctcaaacacatttacaaccGTTCAGGGCGGCTGAGCGGGAGTTTGAATATCCTGAGGTGATGTGTGTTGATGCAGAGCGCCAAATTCCCACGCTGATAATGGTTAGATTTGAAAAACTGGATAAATGTTTGGATAACTGCAGGCCACACTTGTATTTTTCCACAACACTCGATCAACTGAGcaccaccacaaccacaaaaaaaaaaaaaaaaaacacaatcagacaGATGCATCAACACAAACCCCCCATGGCGTCCGCCCTTGTTTAACCCCCAGGTTGCCTCCGCCGACCCCCTGACAACGTGACAACACCACAGCCATCGTTACCTCTTCAGATGCTTCTCCAGCTCCCAGAAGAGCAGCTTTAGAGCCATGGTGCTCCTGCCCTGCGCTCCTCCTGCCCCGGCCAGCCCCTTCTCTCTCATTGATGCTCTCAGGCTAAAACACACGCTCCGATCAAAGCAGAGGGCCCCCCCACACCCGCCCCGACCAAAAACacccccaaaacaaacacaaccaccgcaccctcctccgtcctcctgaCCTTTGGCCCCTGACTCCCTGCTCCCCTCAGCAGTGGGAGCTTCACATAGGGAGCCTGACCAACAATGGAGACCAGGATGGAGCTGTGTAGGACAGGGCTGGGAGTGGtagtgggagtgtgtgtgcgtacgaCGGGAGCACGCGTTAGTGTGTTCAGTCCTCCTGATTGCCCCCTTGCTAAGCCTGAATCACAGAAAGACTCTCAGACGATTGGGTGCAAGGTGAGGGGAGACAGGAGGGTgggctgtgatgtcactgcataAGGAGTCATgtcacctcctccttctgttgTTATATAAACTGTCAGTGGAGATTAGGGTGATCTGTCCAATAGGATGAGCTACTTTTGACCACACACCCCGTTAGCACGCTCACTGCCATCAGCCTGAAACCTCTTGCTCCTTCTTTCCTGCAACATCCACCCTATGATGGTGATGGGCACGGGACTGGTACCCCACTCTAAACCTCCTGGTATCAGTTCTACTGAAGAATGGATGCATTTGCCCTTAAATTCcctgaacatgataaacatctACCTCCTGCATCCCTCACACTTCCTCAGACTGTGCCCAAGCTTCAGTTGACTCAAGGAGAATGTGTACATTGTACCAGGCATGCCTTTAGTCGTCCTGTCGCTCCTCATCAGTGGATGCACACTGGACACGCACACTCTCACAGCATGGGTCTCTGCTGGAGCACGGCTCACGTGTACCTCCATGTTAGCGCTAAGAGGCTCGCACGCAGACGCGCACACAGTTCACATTACAGTCTGAACAAAGACGATCAAAACAGGATGGCGAGCTGGATGGGAGATTGGGCAggcagcagagcacaaaaaaCTCAAAGCACCAACACTGTATCTcgcagtaaaaaaacaaaataaatggcACTGACTGTTGAGGAGAGCAACTGTAGAGAACAAAGGGAGGCGGCAACCCTGGTCGAAGGGAGCGCGCAGTTGTTGGGACCACAAAATGGCGGCGAGGGGCGCCGCGAGCGAGTTTGTTGGTGGGATTTAGCTCAATGCATACAGTGAAATTATTAACCTCATTAGGTGAAGGTCACATCTTTTCTTCCCCTCACTGTATGTGTCACTAATCCAAGAAACAGTCGAGGGCCGGACACAAGACTAAGAACAGGTCGCAACGGATATTTTCTCCACTTGTACTTTCTGCTCAAAAGTACCATTATTGATTAGTGGCATTTATTTTATCTGCCATTTGACAATGCAACTCTTGATAGCATCCTGTCTAactgtacactgtgtacttGCAGGTTTGGGTCAGTGCACGCATGCCCACGCAGAACAAAAGGCTCACAAGTGGTCTGAGGGAAGCGTTCACTCATGTGGAGACGGTTC
The sequence above is a segment of the Chaetodon auriga isolate fChaAug3 chromosome 23, fChaAug3.hap1, whole genome shotgun sequence genome. Coding sequences within it:
- the LOC143315779 gene encoding TSC22 domain family protein 1 isoform X2 — its product is MNSQCYTVAMDLGVCQLRNFSISFLSSVLGKESASVRVDNSSSGASVVAIDNKIEQAMDLVKSHLMYAVREEVEVLKEQIKELIERNTQLEQENNLLKNLASPEQMAQFQAQVQTGGSPTATAQPPVPVPAGTTQVLPSTQNSGTSA